ATCCGGGTTCCCCGTAAACACATAACCGCGGTATCCTTTGCAATCCTGCTTCAAAAAGTCGCCCATGCGCTTGTAGGTAAGCTCCAATTTGCTATGCACGCCCAATCGTTCGCCATATTCCGGGTTGAACATGATAACGCCATCACCCACCGGAATTGTAGTTTCAGCAAAATCACAAACTTCAAATTCAATCAAATGCTCTACACCAGCGGTCCGGGCATTTGATTTTGATATTTCAATCGCATCGGCCGAAATATCAGAAGCAATGATATGGGGTAAGTTCTGTTTATCGGTTATTTCTTTGAGGATACGACGTTCCTCAAAGAAAACCTCCTCGTTGTAGCCTATAAAATGCATGAATGAGTAATTCATACGCTGCAATCCGGGTTTACGATTCTGCGCAATCAAGGCTGCTTCAATCGCCAATGTTCCTGAACCACACATCGGGTTTACAAATGGTGATTTCCCATCCCATTGCGTGGCAAGGATGGTAGCCGTTGCTAAAGCTTCCAGCATCGGTGCCTTCCCTGGATGCTTACGGTAGCCATGCTTCGCTAAGGTTTCACCGGAAGTATCTAAAAAGATTTCCGCGCGGTCTTCCATCCAGTGCAGATGGATAACAGCCTTTGATAGGTCTGGCCCCGTATTCGGACGCAATCCTTTTTTATCTTTTATGCGATCCACAATCGCATCTTTTACCTTGACATTGGCAAATAATGGCGTGGTGATCGTTTCATTATGTACATTGGATGTTACGGAAAAGTAGCCATCAAACGGGATGATATCTTCCCAGCTGATCCCCAATAATTGCTTATATAGTTCGTTGGCATCACTCGCCTTGAACGATTTAATTTCATACAATACCTGGCTGGCTGTGCGCAGGTTTAAATTTAACTTGATACACTCATTTACAGAGGCTTTCACCTCGACGCCGGTGTTGAATGCACGCTTAATTTCGAATCCTAAATCTTTCACTTCTTGCTCCAGATAAGGAGATAAGCGACGGTTGCAGGTAATGATAACCTTGCTTTGGGTGTTGAAAACTTCTGCCATATTTCTGCAAAGTTACTTATTCTCTTAGCAAAAATTGTTTAATTTTACGGTTTAATAGTTTAGTTATGGAAATAAGAGGAAAAGTACATGAAGTAGGCGCGACACAACAAGTTACAGAATCTTTCAAAAAGAGAGATATGATTGTTGCATACGCTGAAAACCCACAATTTGTAGAATACATCCGCTTTGAGGCAACTCAAGATCGCGTTAATATATTTGATAACCTTGCAGTAGGTGAAGATGTAGAAGTATCTTTCAACCTTCGTGGTCGTCCTTGGACGAACAAAGAAGGGGTTACAACTTACTTCAACTCTTTAGTAGCTTGGCGTGTTACCAAATTGGCAAACACTGCAGCATCTGCACCGGCACCGGGTTATGCTGATATGCCTCCGGTAGATATTTCTTCGAGCGGCGCTGATGATGACGACTTACCTTTCTAATTAGAAAGAAAAGATAATAGCAAAGGGGACTCCGAACGGGATCCCCTTTTTTGGGTAAAAAAACTCCGGTTTCAGCAGAGAGCAAGCTTAGACCGGAGCGCTTTTGATAATATGCTACTAGAATTTATATCCAATACCAACTCCCACTAAGAATGGATTGATGTCTACTGTTGCCGGAATGGCTAAACCAGCAGCTAAGTTTGAAGCATCTACGTCAACATCTGTTTTCAAGAAGATGTATTTAGCATCCACGTTAAGGAAGAATTTATCTGTAATGTTAATGTCAGTACCGATCTGTGTAGCAAATCCAAATTTGTTTTTGTAGTCTACACCTTTTACTGTGGCACCTTCATCTACATTATAGAATATTGTATAGTTCACACCCACACCAACGTACGGTTTAACCAATTTTCCAGGATAGAAATGGTATTGCGCTGTCAATGTTGGAGGAAGTAACCAAACAGAACCTAAATCAACCTCTGCTGATGACGCACCACCAATTGCAGTTAAGTTTGATCCTGTTGTATTAACATTGTGTTTTGTTGTTCCTAAGATCAATTCTGCCGCAATGTTCTTTGTAAAGAAATACGTAAAATCTAGCTCTGGAATAAATTTAGTGTTGATGTCAACATCACCACCGATTGTTGCGATTTCAGCAGATGGCGTAGGAATAACGGCAACCCCACGTAAGCGTACCTGCCACTTGTTAAAATCTGTTGTTTGGGCTTGTGTAAAGCTCATGCCTACTGCAAATAGGCCGGCAATAGTTAATAATAGTTTTTTCATTGCAATAACGATTTGTTATACCACAAATATATTGTCAGATAAACCCAAAATAAATGATGAATATCAGGATAGTAAGTAAATAATGTAATAGTTAAACAATTTTGAACTAATTAACTTTATACTATTTGTTTTTGGAAGTATTTAGAAGTTAGTAGTTAGTATTTAGACCTATGGCGGCCTGCCTTTTTTTAGACGTTTGGGTTTGGAAAAGGGAATTTTGTTTTGAATACCAGGAAAGGAAGGATGCAAGGATTGACAGGATCGGGCACAGTTTATTTGAAAGGGTATTGTCTTGAACCAGGAAAGGAAGGATTTTAGGATTAGCAGGATCCTGTAATTCTTTTCATCCTTCCTTTCCTGGTTGAAAGACAACACGCCAGAATCGCCAATCCTTAAACCCCACCTTTCTTCCGTTCAAAACAAATTTCCCTTTCTACTTCGAAAGCCAATACTCTAATGTCTTATATCTAATGTCTAAAATCTAACTGCAACTACTCAAAACCATTGCTCTTCCCTTTCAAACCCAATACAAAGCCCAATCAAATCCGCTCGAGAGCGGGTTTGATTGGGCTTTGTATTGGGTTAACTTAAGCTTTGACTTTACTTAGATTTTATCTCTCTTTTATCTTCGTCGTACAAGCCAATTAGTAAGCTGTTTCCATTGTCATCGACTTTTAGGGCACCGTATTTAGCTTTTTCGAAACGTTCGCCTGTTCCTTCTTGGAAGAAGAAGGATTCCGCTCCGATATTTACGCGCCATTGTGTTGGGTTGGTGTAGGCGATCAACACTTCTCCGGGTGCTAATGGGGCCTTTTCGGCTTGGAATCTTTGTAATTCGCCTACCTGATGGTTATCTAATTTAAGGACTGCATACCCTCTACGAGGGATGCTGTCGGGCTGTACATTGCTGTTCAGTTTATAGTTGAGCATCATGTAATCGCCCTGCATCAGCGATCGAGGGTCTACGGGCGCTAATTCCAACAGCACTAATTTCCCTTCTTTGAGGGTATCTTCTTTTTGCGCAATGCTATAGTTGAAGTAAGCCAACAATAATAGTAAGTTGACAACGATGAGTATGATGCTAATTTTCTTCATGACGACTTAATTTAAGGCTCACAAAATATAGAATGATAAAGAATGCTCCGGAGATCATCATAGCGATTGATTTGTTGAGCAAGGAAATCTCCAGATCGGAATAGAACCTGGAAACTGCATAGAGCAGAAGTAAAATGCCTAGTACAAATCCGGTCTTATAATTTGCCAAGAAGCTGACTAAGATCAAAAATATAGCGCCGGAAATGGCAGGAGCAAATAGGGTTGGCAGCAGGCAGCATAAACAAAGCAAATACAATAAGACTATTGTTCGCTTGTTACTGATGGCCAATTTCTCGAAAACATAATGCAGCGCAACAAAACAGAGTACGATAAAGGATAGCGAACTTGACAACGCATAATAGTTTGTAAGGATAAATTTCTGATCTAGCGTTAGGTAAATAAGCCCGATGATTAAGCAAAAAGTTAGTGCCGTGCGGATGGGATTGTATCGAATGGAAAAGAAGTCTCTTTTACTGATGATGCGGGCTTCTTTGATATACAGGTAAGCTAAAACTAAGCCCAGCGCAGGGACATAGAAATAGGACAGGTTATCCCAGTCTGCTTGGTTGAGTGCCGCGAGCAAGGTTCCGCAGGCAATCAGGACCAATATGAAGGTCATGATGTAGTTTCGTACGAAGTTGATACTGACGGTCGCGAGGATACAGATGATTAGCAATGCTGATTCGTCTGACAGGCGGTAATCTTCTAATGCAAGACCTATCAGTGTAAAGCCAAGAATAAGACCCGATACCGCAATGGTATCCAATAGCAGCATTTTAGTCTTTCGGCTAAAGAAGATTGATCCCGTAAGAAAGATCAGACCGAAGATCAGTTGCGTGATTCTGTTCTCCAAAATTCCAAAAGTGAATAGGAATCCGGTGAATGTGGAGCTTGCCATAAGCCCACCGAAAATAGATAGGATCTTGATTGGGAGACTTTGTGTCTCATCACGTTCCTGGAATTCGGTTTCTATTGCTTGCCGATCGAAACTGTGCGCTGCCTCCGACCATCCAAGGTTTTGTGTTAGTTCGTCGAAATTTAATCTACTTTTCATGACGATTCTTTTTTTAACATGTGTATTAAATTGTAGACCACCAAACTGATGCTTGCGATAATAAATAAACTGACGAATAGATAGGAATCTTTCCAGTTGCTGATTTCTAGAATCAAGCCTGTCAGTATGATGATGATGCTGAGTGGTATGGCGGATAAGTAGAAGATACTTCGCTGCTTAATTCCGTAGCCAATTCCTAGTCCATAAAAGGCGATCGTTAGTAGAGGTAAATATGGGAAATCTGCCTTCGAGGCGAAGATGTAGACTAAATTCCCAATCGTTGCAAAGGTAAGTGCCGCTAAAGCGACAATATTGGTGAAATATGTTGGGATACTTACACCTTTCCAAGAATGATTGATCAAATGTGATGCAACTAGCGGAATCAGGTTGAGAACAAACAAGATGGTAAAGTTCAATCCTTCGTCCCAATGCCTTGTCACTTGTGTCGTATACAGGATAAAGGTGGTATTGACCAATCCTAGGAACAGTATCCAGAGGGGTGGAAAATTGCTGATCAACACCCAAATGCCGATAAATAATGTCCATGCAAGGAAAAAGTCGTAGGCATCTGCTCCGGTCTGATAGATTTGCCCGAACACGGAAAACATGACGCCGACCAATAGGGAAGCCCCTGTCAGTAATATTTTGCGTGTGTTAGGTGTGAGTTTTGGCAATAAGGCGATTACGCAGACAACGATAACTAGCATTTGTACGAGGCCAAGTTTGGCGAATTTGTCTAGTTCGTCCCAATTGTAAGCAAAGAAGAAGATAACGCCTGCAGCAAAAAAGCCAATGCCTAACGCTAGTAATGCATATTTTAGAAAATTAGACCAATCGTTTCTTTGGTTGAATACTTCGGTTTTTAATGCCTTTTCAATTTGCGTTTCTGATAGATCGCTATGTTTTGCAAGGATATGTATATCCTCGCGTTTAATGCTCTTCATGAGAGGGGGATTTAATAGGTTAAGTTACCAAAATTATTTAAACAACCCGCAGCCTCGACAAGCAAGGACTGCGGGGAAACCGCTAAGTTATAAGGTCTTTTCGTTTGCCAACTTAGCGTCTCTTGTGTTTTTCTGAACGGCAATGGCAGCAAAAACACTGAGCACAAAGGATATTCCGTAGAATCCTTTTTCACTTAAGGTCAAGTCAGCATTCCACAGACCAACGACCAATAATACGATCGAGGCAATGGTCGCAAACCAGCTTAAGCTATAGTAAATCTCAGTTACAGCCAACCCTTCAGCTTTATCTCGTACGCTTTTCTGTACCGAGATAACGGCAAATAATCCAAATAGTAAAATGGTAAAATAATAGCCTTTTTCATTGAGTGCCATATCGGCATTCCATAATCCTATACAAAATGCGACAGCACCTGTAATTAATGCTAACCAAGAGGCGCCTACGAAGGCAGCTGTCGGTTTGTACGGATTCTTTGTTCCTTCCGACCCCTTTGGAGTCAAGTTGTTTTCTTCTGATTGGATATTTAGCGGTTCCATATTTTTAATTTTTGTTGATTAATACGACGTAAAGGTCGGGGGAATCGGGCTGCTTGCAAACTTAGTTTCATTAAAATACTGACGATATAAAAGAGATATTTTTGATATATTTAGAAAGAAATTATAGTGTATGGATGATTTATCGCAGCTGATCGACTTGCTTAATAATCAGGATAAAGCAGATTTTAAGAGTTTTCTAAACAGAAAAAATAAGCGCAAGGATGCCAAGAATATTCGTTTGTTCAATTTTTTAGAAACTGACGATAAAAAATCAATAAATAAATTATATTCAAAGCAAAAAAATAAAGATGCATATCATGCGCTTCGCAAAAGATTGCAGGATAATGTGCTCCAATTCCTTTCGCAACGCGCATTTGAAAGCAAAGACAGCGCGGTCTACGAAATACTGAGGAACCTCGTTGTTGCTCGATTCTTATTGGAGAATAGTGCTGCGAAGATTGGTTTGAAATGTTTGGATCGTGCGGAGCGTTTGGCCGTTCAAGAAGAGCAGTTTGGTTTGGTCAATGAAGTCTTTTTGTTGCGTATGCAGTATGCGCATTTGGATAGGGATTTAGCCTTAGACCGTTTATTAGATCGTTTTACTTTGAACCAAACGCATATGCAACGGGAAGCGAAGATGCATATGGCCTATGCCTACCTGCGTCGGGAATTGCAGGAGATACATCTGAAAGGGAAAATCGTTAACCTGACGGAGTTGATCGAAGCGACACTGAAGAAATATCAGATCGCGGTGCTGGATCTGATGAATTATAAGTCGCTCTATCAAATCCTCTATATCGCGAACGAGTATGCGGCCATCAATCAGAATTATGGATTGATCGAAAGATATGTTCGGAAAACGTATCAATACATTCAGGGCTTGGAAAAACCGAAGGAGCGCCATCTCTATTATCATCTCTATATCCTTTATTACCTAGCAAATTTCAATTTGCGCAATAAAAGGTTTGCAGAAAGCATTAGTTATTTAACGCAGATGGACGAATTGATGGATAGCAGTAAATCTTACAGAGAGCAGTTTATGCTGCGGTATCAACTGCTGCTGGGATTGAACTATCATTTTTCGGGGAAGCCTCAAGAAGGTATCCAAGCGATTGAGAAAGGATTATCGTATGCGACTAAGAAATCCAGCCAAGAGGATATCGACGATCTGTATCTGAGTCTGACCATGTTCTATGCGCAGCATCGGGACTCGCGCAGCTTAAGCTATCTAGCGAAATTGGGACATACCGATCATTGGTATGAGAAGAAGATGGGGATGCTGTGGACGATTCGAAAGAATTTGATGGAGATTTTGGTGCATTTGCAATTCGAGAATACGGAGCTGGCGGTTTCGCGGCTGCATAGTTTCAAACGCCGCTACAAGAAGTATTTGTTGAGCATTCAGGAGGAGCGTGTCATGGTTTTCCTAAGCATGGTTGAGCGCTCCATTCAAAAACCTGACATCGTCAGCGAGCAAACTTATCAGGATACCGTTCTTTCTATGGTTGATATCGACGCGAATAAAGATATCTTTAACCTAAGCTTTATTGCGTGGCTAATGGCGAAATGGGAGAAAAAGACAGCTTATGAACTGACGCTGTCGCTGATTGAAACCGTATAGAAATTGAGGAATTGGGCCTAGGAATTTTCACCGATAAAAATGACGTAATGACAGGTGTTTTTATGCCAATTACCTAGTTTTTAGGATGAAAGTATGCATTGGAATAAGAATTGGTGTATTTTTATAAAAATAATTAAATTGCAAAATGGGTTGGGCAACAAAGAAAAGTAGACCGTGGGAGGTCAGACAGTTAATGTGGACGATTTTGTCTGTATTAATGATTATCCCATTGCCTATACATATACATCCCTTCGTCATGTTGGGACAAGCTAAGAAAACGAAGGTTCGTTCTTGGTATGTTGCGGGGGTGGCATTATTGGCCGTAGAGATTGCACTGTTGGTATCCTTCATTTACTTCTTCGGAACATTGAGCTCCGCGATGCTGCTAACGATGGGTGGTTCTGTGGTGTCTTATATCGTTGGTAATGGCATGCTGCTGAATCAGGCGAAGCCTTATTTACAGCGCTTGGAGCTGGGCGAGGTTCGTCCGTTGACATGGATATCGACGCCTTCTGCACAGAAATATTTGGAACTTAAATCGGCGTCTATTGATACGCCTCAATTTTTTGTGGAACGACTGTTACATTGGCGCAAGCAAATAGACAATAGAAGTATTCAAACGGATATCGATAAGATTATCCGGTTATTTCAATTGTTGGAGAAGAAAGATGTTCGTGAAGCAGAGAAGTTTCTTGTGCGCCATTCGACGGTAGTGAATGTGCTGATGCAATATGATGAGTTGGAGAATACGCATCTGAGCAATAGCATCACGATGGAATCGAAGCGTAAGCTGGAAAGTGTGATACGCCAGGCTTCGGTGGCCATTGAGCAAGAAGTAACGAATCATTTTAAGATGGGGATGCTGGATGTATCGGCGGAGACCGATGTTTATCTGCAAACCTTAAAAAGTAGAAACCTTTTAAAAGATTAAGATATTATGGCAAACTTAGATTTGACAAATTTGGATGATGACCAGAACAAGAATAAGCCTGGCGAAATCGCTGTAAACTTTACAGAGGAAGAGAAGGGCTTAATTCAACAATATAAGGATAAGATTAACTTAAAATCAACCACTGATATTATCCAATTTGGTGTCGGTAGCCAGTCCAATGTAAGTAATTTCTCGAACGAGATTTTGAAGCAGGTGCGGACCAAGGATCTTGGTGGTGCGGAAGATATTCTGTTGAATCTTCGTGGGGAGATTAAGAATTTCGATGAGAAATTGAATAAGAAACCGTTGATTCCTTTCTTCGATAATATCAAGAAAAAGATCGGTCGTCTTCGTACGGAATATGCTTCTGTGGAGAAGAACATTCATAGCATTGAATTGAAGCTGGAGGGGCACTATAAGAACTTAGCGAAGGATGTCAACATCTTCGATAAGCTTTTTGTTCAGAATCAGCAATACTTTAAAGACCTTTCGCTGCATATTCAAGCAGGGGAGGAGAAGTTGCATGAGGTGCTAACCGTGACTTTACCGGCGATGAAAGCGGAGGCTGAATCGACAGGAGATCAGCATAAGATACAGGAGTATAAAGACATGGAGCAACATGTTGTTCGTTTCGAACGTAAGGTGCATGACCTGAAGCTTACCCGAATGGTGGTCTTGCAGACGGCTCCGCAGATTCGTATGATCCAAAGCAATAGCAGCTCGCTGATGGAAAAAATCCAGTCAAGTATTGTGAATACCTTGCCTTTGTGGAAGAACCAAATGGTATTGACTTTAGGTATTGCGCATGCGCAGAGCGCGTTGGAAGCACAACGTGCGGTTACTGACGCGACGAATGAACTCTTGAAGCGCAATTCGGAGATGTTGAAAGATGCGACTATCAATGTAGCGAAGGAAACGGAGCGTGGTATTATCGACGTGGAAACCATTAAGAAAGCGAATACGGATATTATCACGACGATTGAAGAGGTGTTGCGTATTCAGAAAGAGGGTAGAGAGAAACGTAAGGTTGCCGAAGCAGATCTATTGCAGGCGGAGACTGAATTGAAGAACCATATTTTGAAATCGTCGGATGAGACGAGACTGATAAACTAGATAAAAAGAAAGAGCCGCGTTTAGCGGCTCTTTCTTTTTATAGTTCCCAACGTTTTTTAGGTACGCAGGTAATGTCTTTGATCTTCTTGAGAACGACAGGTCTTGCATCAAATTTGTTTTCCAATACGACGCTATCCTTGCTTTTGTAAGCCACTTTATAGCGTGGCAAGTATTCCCCTTGCTTATAACATCCGGAGATCTTTTGTTTCCAGTTGGGTTTTGTATAGACGCCTTCGACAATCATACTGTCGCCGCGCAATACATAGACAGCCTTTGCATATTCTGTCCATTCTCCATTTTTGTAGCAACTGTCGGGCATTGTTTTTACCTTATTGTGCACTTTCATGGTTGTGTAAATCGAGTCGCAGGTGACACGGAATTCATGTAAGGTATAGTTCAGCATATTTGCTGAGTTGGGGATGCTGTCCTGTACCCATACACCCTGAAACCAATCTGCTCCCTCATCCTGCATATCAGAATGTCGCTGACAGCTGCTGCCAATAAAAAACATACCTAACACTAGGGCAAGGTATGCTTTCATTGAAATATGTAATTTTAAGCGTTTATCCACTCTTTTATTTTAAGCTACCTACCATATCTTCCGGTTTTACCCACTCGTCGAATTGCTCGGCAGTAACATAACCTAATGCGATAGCTGTTTCTTTTAATGTAGAATTGTTTTTGTGTGCTGTTTGTGCAATCTCCGCAGCTTTGTAGTAACCGATCTTCGTGTTCAATGCTGTTACTAACATCAAGGAGTTGTCTACTAATTCTTTGATGCGTGCGTAGTTAGGCTCGATACCTACCGCACAGTGCTCTTCGAAAGATACACATGCATCTCCGATAAGTCTTGCTGATTGTAAGAAGTTTGCAGCCATCAATGGTTTGAATACGTTAAGCTCGTAGTGACCTTGCGTACCTCCGATTGTGATTGCTACATCATTACCCATTACCTGTGCTGCAACCATTGTTAAAGCCTCACACTGCGTAGGGTTTACTTTTCCTGGCATAATCGACGATCCTGGTTCGTTCTCCGGAATAAGGATCTCACCAATTCCTGAACGAGGACCTGATGCTAACATACGGATATCGTTAGCAATCTTATTCAATGCTACGGCTAATTGTTTCAAAGCACCGTGTGTTTCAACGATAGCATCGTGTGCTGCTAGTGCTTCGAATTTGTTCTCGGCAGTAACGAATGGATGACCTGTGAACTCAGCGATATATTTGGCAACAACAACGTCGTATCCGTTAGGTGTATTTAAACCCGTACCAACGGCTGTACCACCTAATGCTACTTCTGCAAGGTGTGATAACGTATTTCTTAACGCTTTAAGACCGTGATTTAACTGCGCTACATAGCCTGAAAGCTCTTGACCTAGTGTAAGTGGTGTAGCATCCATTAAATGCGTACGTCCAATCTTTACTACGTTCATGAACTCTTCGGATTTTCTTTTCAATGTATCGCGAAGCTTCTCAACGCCAGGGATAGTCACTTCTACTACTGCTTTGTAAGCCGCAATGTGCATACCCGTAGGGAATGTATCGTTAGAAGACTGTGATTTGTTTACATCATCATTCGCTTTTAATACAGGCTCACCTTCGCCGATCTTTCCACCTGCAAGTACTTGCGCGCGGTTAGCGACTACTTCATTCACATTCATGTTGGACTGTGTTCCTGATCCTGTTTGCCAGATAACTAATGGGAATTGGTCATCTAGTTTACCTGCTAAGATTTCGTCGCATACTGCAGCGATAGCATCACGCTTCTCTACAGGTAGTACGCCTAATTCATGGTTAGCATAGGCAGCTGCTTTCTTTAGGTAAGCAAAGCCTGCTATGATCTCATGTGGCATAGATGCCGCTGGACCAATTTTAAAGTTGTTTCTTGAACGTTCAGTTTGTGCACCCCAGTATTTGTCGGCAGGTACTTGAACCTCGCCCATGGTGTCTTTTTCTATTCTGAATGACATAATTACAAATTTTTGTTAGGCAAATTTAGGACTGTCATAACGTATATCCAAATCTTATTCCTTCGTCGTTAACGAAAGATGTGGACTCTGTTTACTTTAATCGTTGACTTAACCTAACGTAGATGATTGGAATATAGTTTTTACGAATTTTATGATAGGCTAAAGATACTTAAAAAAAGCCTATTTTATTGCTTTTCGCCAATTGTTGAGGCCACGCAGGTGTGTTATGCGGATTTTGCATCTATGTTTGGAGAGGAGAAAGGGGAGTGTTGGGGTACTTATACTTCTTCGACAATGCT
The DNA window shown above is from Sphingobacterium hotanense and carries:
- a CDS encoding THUMP domain-containing class I SAM-dependent RNA methyltransferase is translated as MAEVFNTQSKVIITCNRRLSPYLEQEVKDLGFEIKRAFNTGVEVKASVNECIKLNLNLRTASQVLYEIKSFKASDANELYKQLLGISWEDIIPFDGYFSVTSNVHNETITTPLFANVKVKDAIVDRIKDKKGLRPNTGPDLSKAVIHLHWMEDRAEIFLDTSGETLAKHGYRKHPGKAPMLEALATATILATQWDGKSPFVNPMCGSGTLAIEAALIAQNRKPGLQRMNYSFMHFIGYNEEVFFEERRILKEITDKQNLPHIIASDISADAIEISKSNARTAGVEHLIEFEVCDFAETTIPVGDGVIMFNPEYGERLGVHSKLELTYKRMGDFLKQDCKGYRGYVFTGNPDLAKKIGLRASRRFEFFNGKLDCRLLQYELYEGTKEK
- a CDS encoding toxic anion resistance protein; the protein is MANLDLTNLDDDQNKNKPGEIAVNFTEEEKGLIQQYKDKINLKSTTDIIQFGVGSQSNVSNFSNEILKQVRTKDLGGAEDILLNLRGEIKNFDEKLNKKPLIPFFDNIKKKIGRLRTEYASVEKNIHSIELKLEGHYKNLAKDVNIFDKLFVQNQQYFKDLSLHIQAGEEKLHEVLTVTLPAMKAEAESTGDQHKIQEYKDMEQHVVRFERKVHDLKLTRMVVLQTAPQIRMIQSNSSSLMEKIQSSIVNTLPLWKNQMVLTLGIAHAQSALEAQRAVTDATNELLKRNSEMLKDATINVAKETERGIIDVETIKKANTDIITTIEEVLRIQKEGREKRKVAEADLLQAETELKNHILKSSDETRLIN
- a CDS encoding DUF3127 domain-containing protein yields the protein MEIRGKVHEVGATQQVTESFKKRDMIVAYAENPQFVEYIRFEATQDRVNIFDNLAVGEDVEVSFNLRGRPWTNKEGVTTYFNSLVAWRVTKLANTAASAPAPGYADMPPVDISSSGADDDDLPF
- a CDS encoding GDYXXLXY domain-containing protein, whose translation is MKKISIILIVVNLLLLLAYFNYSIAQKEDTLKEGKLVLLELAPVDPRSLMQGDYMMLNYKLNSNVQPDSIPRRGYAVLKLDNHQVGELQRFQAEKAPLAPGEVLIAYTNPTQWRVNIGAESFFFQEGTGERFEKAKYGALKVDDNGNSLLIGLYDEDKREIKSK
- a CDS encoding DUF2157 domain-containing protein, with product MKSIKREDIHILAKHSDLSETQIEKALKTEVFNQRNDWSNFLKYALLALGIGFFAAGVIFFFAYNWDELDKFAKLGLVQMLVIVVCVIALLPKLTPNTRKILLTGASLLVGVMFSVFGQIYQTGADAYDFFLAWTLFIGIWVLISNFPPLWILFLGLVNTTFILYTTQVTRHWDEGLNFTILFVLNLIPLVASHLINHSWKGVSIPTYFTNIVALAALTFATIGNLVYIFASKADFPYLPLLTIAFYGLGIGYGIKQRSIFYLSAIPLSIIIILTGLILEISNWKDSYLFVSLFIIASISLVVYNLIHMLKKESS
- the yiaA gene encoding inner membrane protein YiaA; the protein is MEPLNIQSEENNLTPKGSEGTKNPYKPTAAFVGASWLALITGAVAFCIGLWNADMALNEKGYYFTILLFGLFAVISVQKSVRDKAEGLAVTEIYYSLSWFATIASIVLLVVGLWNADLTLSEKGFYGISFVLSVFAAIAVQKNTRDAKLANEKTL
- a CDS encoding fumarate hydratase, yielding MKAYLALVLGMFFIGSSCQRHSDMQDEGADWFQGVWVQDSIPNSANMLNYTLHEFRVTCDSIYTTMKVHNKVKTMPDSCYKNGEWTEYAKAVYVLRGDSMIVEGVYTKPNWKQKISGCYKQGEYLPRYKVAYKSKDSVVLENKFDARPVVLKKIKDITCVPKKRWEL
- a CDS encoding OmpW/AlkL family protein produces the protein MKKLLLTIAGLFAVGMSFTQAQTTDFNKWQVRLRGVAVIPTPSAEIATIGGDVDINTKFIPELDFTYFFTKNIAAELILGTTKHNVNTTGSNLTAIGGASSAEVDLGSVWLLPPTLTAQYHFYPGKLVKPYVGVGVNYTIFYNVDEGATVKGVDYKNKFGFATQIGTDINITDKFFLNVDAKYIFLKTDVDVDASNLAAGLAIPATVDINPFLVGVGIGYKF
- a CDS encoding DUF4401 domain-containing protein, whose product is MKSRLNFDELTQNLGWSEAAHSFDRQAIETEFQERDETQSLPIKILSIFGGLMASSTFTGFLFTFGILENRITQLIFGLIFLTGSIFFSRKTKMLLLDTIAVSGLILGFTLIGLALEDYRLSDESALLIICILATVSINFVRNYIMTFILVLIACGTLLAALNQADWDNLSYFYVPALGLVLAYLYIKEARIISKRDFFSIRYNPIRTALTFCLIIGLIYLTLDQKFILTNYYALSSSLSFIVLCFVALHYVFEKLAISNKRTIVLLYLLCLCCLLPTLFAPAISGAIFLILVSFLANYKTGFVLGILLLLYAVSRFYSDLEISLLNKSIAMMISGAFFIILYFVSLKLSRHEEN
- the fumC gene encoding class II fumarate hydratase, with translation MSFRIEKDTMGEVQVPADKYWGAQTERSRNNFKIGPAASMPHEIIAGFAYLKKAAAYANHELGVLPVEKRDAIAAVCDEILAGKLDDQFPLVIWQTGSGTQSNMNVNEVVANRAQVLAGGKIGEGEPVLKANDDVNKSQSSNDTFPTGMHIAAYKAVVEVTIPGVEKLRDTLKRKSEEFMNVVKIGRTHLMDATPLTLGQELSGYVAQLNHGLKALRNTLSHLAEVALGGTAVGTGLNTPNGYDVVVAKYIAEFTGHPFVTAENKFEALAAHDAIVETHGALKQLAVALNKIANDIRMLASGPRSGIGEILIPENEPGSSIMPGKVNPTQCEALTMVAAQVMGNDVAITIGGTQGHYELNVFKPLMAANFLQSARLIGDACVSFEEHCAVGIEPNYARIKELVDNSLMLVTALNTKIGYYKAAEIAQTAHKNNSTLKETAIALGYVTAEQFDEWVKPEDMVGSLK